From one Gracilibacillus salinarum genomic stretch:
- a CDS encoding CotY/CotZ family spore coat protein gives MGKNCHDEVSGAGNSCVLDVVLAIDEAQDNVVDNHCDISCAQSIRDLVSPATANGLDTVPFILYDKKGKPFKGYGAEVKSHGGPARFECFSSFIFRVNDVDEDTGCAVLELLVFDDDEHACGDPCEQLDNEQVSDLERTGICITVDLNCFCAITCLPAVSVL, from the coding sequence ATGGGTAAAAATTGCCATGATGAAGTAAGTGGAGCTGGAAATAGCTGTGTACTTGATGTAGTACTTGCGATTGATGAAGCACAAGACAATGTAGTTGACAACCATTGTGATATAAGCTGTGCACAATCAATTCGTGATTTAGTATCCCCAGCAACAGCAAATGGGTTAGATACAGTACCTTTCATTCTATATGATAAAAAAGGTAAACCTTTCAAAGGGTACGGTGCTGAAGTAAAATCTCACGGAGGACCTGCTCGTTTCGAATGCTTTAGCAGCTTTATCTTCCGTGTGAACGATGTAGATGAAGACACTGGTTGTGCTGTACTAGAACTATTAGTGTTCGATGATGATGAGCATGCTTGTGGTGATCCATGTGAACAACTAGACAACGAACAAGTTTCTGATTTAGAACGTACTGGAATTTGTATCACTGTTGACTTAAATTGTTTCTGTGCGATTACTTGCTTACCAGCAGTTTCAGTACTTTAA